A single region of the Anaerolineales bacterium genome encodes:
- a CDS encoding SDR family oxidoreductase, producing the protein MTNRVLILGATSAIAHETAKCFAAEGAALCLVGRSAEKLAACERDLKVAGASQVATLCYDLDDLDAHETLINEAVTALGGLDVALLAQGTLGNQAASQSSVSETLKQFQTNALSYISLLTLLANRFEAQKSGAIAIIGSVAGERGRGSNYVYGSAKGAVMLFAGGLRNRLAKAGVAVLTVKPGFVDTPMTAGMKKNPLYASAKSVGGRIHKAVQRREDVVYTPWFWMGIMAIIRSIPERLFKKLGL; encoded by the coding sequence ATGACCAACCGTGTCCTGATTTTGGGCGCAACAAGCGCCATTGCCCATGAGACCGCGAAATGCTTTGCCGCCGAGGGCGCTGCGCTCTGCCTTGTGGGGCGCAGCGCCGAGAAACTCGCCGCGTGTGAACGCGATCTGAAGGTTGCCGGCGCGTCACAGGTGGCGACGTTGTGCTATGACCTTGACGATTTGGACGCCCATGAAACCTTGATCAATGAGGCGGTTACTGCCCTCGGCGGTCTTGATGTGGCGCTTTTGGCACAGGGGACCTTGGGCAATCAGGCAGCCTCTCAGAGCAGCGTTTCTGAAACACTCAAGCAGTTCCAAACGAACGCCCTCAGTTACATCTCCCTTCTGACCCTTCTTGCCAACCGCTTTGAGGCGCAAAAATCTGGCGCAATTGCTATCATTGGCTCGGTGGCGGGGGAGCGCGGGCGAGGCAGCAATTATGTGTATGGTTCGGCAAAGGGCGCAGTGATGCTCTTTGCCGGTGGGCTGCGCAACCGCCTAGCGAAAGCCGGTGTCGCCGTCCTCACCGTCAAACCGGGCTTTGTCGATACCCCCATGACGGCGGGGATGAAGAAAAACCCCCTCTACGCCAGCGCCAAAAGCGTTGGGGGGCGCATCCACAAAGCAGTCCAGCGCCGTGAAGATGTCGTCTACACGCCATGGTTCTGGATGGGTATTATGGCAATTATCCGCAGCATTCCAGAGCGGCTGTTCAAGAAGTTAGGGCTTTAG